TCAgcataaacaaagtaaatagtCATAGTGACTATTGAAAGTTTCGGATTTTTGCGTTGCGGCCCGTCCTGGCTCGAACGTCTAGTAGACCCAATCCACTACGTAGGTACAACGAGGCATGAAAATCTTAAATTAATTCAAGAtggatatgtttaaattaaagaaataaaagtataaaataatactacaaaTTCATGCTAAACTTTTTGTAAAACTCTTGCATGTTTCATGTAATTGGAACTGAGATCTGTTCCTGCGTTTATCCGAACTATTTATAAAAGGTTATGTTTACTGCATAATTTTGTCGAGTCAGAATTCAGTTCGTGATTTAGGACAAAAGTTACTGATTCATCAGAAATTTTCAAGAAAACGCAATAAAATGTTGGTAACGCTTAAAACATTACAACAACAAACGTTTCAAATCGAAATAGATCCTGAGGAATCTGTCAAAGCACTTAAGCTTAAAATTGAAGTTGAAAAAGGTAAAGATTATGCCGCTGGAAATCAGAGACTTATTTACGCGGGTAAGATTTTACTGGATGACAATAAACTAAGCACATACAAtattgatgaaaaaaatattgttataatggTGACCAAACCCAAAGTGTCGGAAACTCAAGCAACTCCGGCACCTACTCCTGAAGCGGGTGAAAGTGCTTCCACTGAAAGCGGCGATGGTAAAAGTAAAGCGACTACTGCAGAACCTCCTAAACCAGAACCCGCCCCAGCACCTGAGCCTGAACGTACCGCTGAACCACCAGCAGCCGCCAGTGACCTTGACTTCGAGTCTACGGTGCAAAGTATCATGGACATGGGATATAATAGACAACAAGTGGAACAAGCACTACGTGCGTCATTTAACAATCGCGAGAGAGctgtagaatatttaataactgGTATACCTGAAGACTTATTACAAGAACAGGATGCGGAGGAAAGTTCCGAAGAAGATCCCTTGGGCTTTTTACGTGATCAACCACAATTCCAGCAAATGCGTGCAGTGATTCAGCAGAATCCCAACTTATTGAATGCAGTGCTACAGCAAATTGGCCAAACTAATCCTGCTCTTTTGCATGTAATCAGCCAACACCAACAAGCATTTGTTAGAATGTTAAATGAGCCAGTTAATGCTCCTGCTAGTGGGGCTGCAGCCACCGCCGCAGCTGCTGCAGATGATGGTGCTGCTGATGTGCAATCACCTCAGCCACAAAATGTCATCCAAGTGTCTCCTCAAGATAAAGAAGCCATTGAAAGATTAAAGGCTCTAGGTTTCCCTGAGCATATGGTTATACAGGCATATTTTGCAtgtgaaaaaaatgaaaatcttGCAGCAAATTTTTTACTATCGCAAAATTTTGATGATTAAAGGTTGATCCAAAATAGTAAACTTATAAAAGTGAAGagacaaaactataaaaataacaaaagtgtAATTAATATGTTGTTCTTAAGTCAATAGCCTAATAGTTTATTGCTTATATttcatgtgtattttttacacAGAATTTCAAAACTTTTTGTCCTGATCCAATATCtaataaatttcttattgtttatgatttcattttaataaattcctgTTGGggaataatgtaaatttaattatttgattgttCTATCATTATGTTATCCAGAATGATTTTTATGGGgtgtgtaatatatatatatatttatataatgtacctATTTGCCAGAAAGGACATATTAACTACTATGTAATCGTTTTGTGTGATGCTTTGGCTTGAATGAgtagttatttcatatttattttttttgacaataacaaaacctTTTCTACCAGACAACAGTTCTGATCTCTTAAACTCACTTGAAATGACTTGTTACGGTAAAAAATACCACAGaattaaaatacctaaaacAGAGGCtggcaatttaaaatattgcacaagctttaaatttgtattcataAGAATGAGTGcaaaatttctaattattatctgtattaattaattaagataatacattgaaaacattatttattatattttaagtatgtacctttaaaacaattttaaatttctatcaCTTATCAAAGAACAATTATTAACAATGGAATTGAAGTAATTTTTTTCTGGAATACCAAGAACAATTTGAAGATCAAACTGTTCAAACAACATAAGATCTCCTTCCCGAATGTTACCGAAACGGATGTATGCTAGGTGACTTAGTAACGCAAATAAAATGGAATTTGCAAACTGGTATTTTTACCGGGTAGCGACGAAAGCTGGCTTAATCAATAAGCACTAGAAAAGCCAAAGCACTGTATCACctgcaatttattttatcaatgtttgatCACCCATTTTCATACCTAATCATCTTTAAACTCTAATTCattgaaatgaataataatgGCTGCATTATTTGCGATTTGATTTTCGCTAggatattaaatgaaatttgctTGTAATAGGTAATCGCAATGTATCTAAATAATCTTTATTCAGTTattcttttctaaaatttcaCCACTTTTTCTGCGGGATGAATTAATTAGGCATCGGAACCAAAAAGAATAATTACGcgtataatatcaaaataaatgaacacttttaaattatttttttggtatgtACCTACTAGTTTTTGGAAGtctggttttaattattttttttaatattttacttttaattttttcgttAAGATAGAATTAATTGCACccagtacaaaaataaatattcttatccTACTTGTTTTTAGGAATTATCTGCTGTATCTACGAAGTTTAAGGTCAAACAATTTTCTTAATATGGTAGCAAGTTGAAGCTATACTgaactaatacaaaaatatcaaaatgctatttgattttgatataataataataataatatctaccctgtattatatactgtcccactactggacacgggcctccggAACTACTACTGAAAGGCATTAGACTTTAGTCCACGCGCGGGCCTAGTGCacattggtagactttacactctcaaaattcctatagagaatttctaaggtatgcCGGTTTCGTCACGATTATTTTTTctccgttaaatcaagcgataattcgcaaagaatacacatataattttagaaaagtctgagatGTGCGTACCCTTggcttttgaacctgcggacattcgtctaggcagtccgttccacgcccaactaggctatcgccgcttaagctTGGGGCTTAtattacaatgaaattaaaatcagACCATTGAGAAATTAAATCGAAGTGACGATTTTCATACCAAAATTACCAATTCAGACTTTTATCAATTATCTTTTAAACCACCCCTGTATTATagtgaatagaaaaatattaatttttcctcttaaataccatgataataaaatatctaaagagtaaaaaattatatgtttctttgtcctttaagtatattataagtaagtacctaGTAATATTCTGTATATGCTGTAAGTGGCTGAATAATGCTATCCAACTCAGATATCCCGCACACTAGACGATGCTGCAGCATCAGATTAAGATTGCCATGTCTTAGAATTACCATCGAAGTAATAGTATAGcatatttcaaatcaatctGACCTGTGGCAGTAGTAAGAGCTGATTCTATTTAAACGCCTGCACACATCTTAAATTATAGCTAAGAACCATCTCGATTACAGCAGCTTTCAAACAAGAAAAAACGTATCAAAATCGGTCCATTCGTTTGGGAGCTACGATCATACAACCATACTGATACACACCATAAATTTATAACACTCCCTTTTTCCGTTGGGGGTTTAAAcgcatttactttaaaaaatacttaagtcaAATTAAGCCTACCCGTAACAACTTTCAAGTCATTTTGTACGCGTATAAATAGGACTTTTGTCAAAAGTATCCTTTCCGTAAGTAGCCGTGATACAATTGCGCTATGTTCCACACTAGATGTAACGCTGAGTGGCAGCGCGACGCTTAGAAATTGCGGCCGAACgagaattattaaaacataaattatgtagtttaaatatatgtttgtttatatttgcgGTCTTTTCGATTCAAATACAGTAGAAGCTCTTTATTCGTGCTTCCTTCATTCGCGTTTTCACTATTCGCGGATTGAAAAATGCGCCTCAAGTCTTATATTCGCGGTTTAAGATTTCTTTATTCGCGGTTAGAGTCGGTACATCggtacatacatacttatatgtactttaataaaaagcaTTGGGTATCCTTTGTTAACGCGTCGTCAAGtagattaataaaaagataaataaaatagatcttATTATAACTACGCCTAGATTGCGTTTTCAAAAGCTATCGGCGGTGTTTGTTTCGTTCGGCGGTTCCTGCTTTCCTTGCTTGAATCACAAGATGGAGATTTGACTGAAACCGACTTAGAGGAAATGTTAAATTCACAACTCATTGAAGAAGAGGCTTCAACAAGCATTGGAAACATGACATTTAATCTGAAAGCTAGTGAAGGCTTAAGAATGGAAAATGAGCTTTGTGATTTCTTTATGAAAATTGATCCATTAATGGAACGAAGTCTTATTTTTAAGAGGCAAGTTCCTAATGCCTCTGCTGAATATCAGTCTGCATTGAAGGAGTCTAgttctagtttattggtctctgtgAAGGAGCTTTTAAAAACTATCAAgcaagaaaatatttcaattttttttaaaccatagATTATAATCAACCTGAAGGTGATGATACGTAACTTATCAAAATGTAGGGTCAACAACTTgaattaaacagattttttatgtgtttgatatttttatttcgtcgCCTAGGAACGTATCCCTATAACCCCATATAAATTACCATTCCATATTCACGGTTTCTGTATTCGCGGCATATTTATGGAACACATACCCCGCGAATAAAGAGCTTCTACtgtaaattttttaagcatGTTGCCCCATTACTACTCCAACGTAATTTGAAAGATTAAAACGAAGTTTGAAGTTGAAGTTTTTGCAAAGCGCCGGAGAAATGTCTCAAGATTTGATTTccgaattattgtttttaagtaGTTATTTTATAGGCGAGGCCTGACAAAATACAAGAAATGTTACAACGAATGAATCTAGTGATCACGGGGGCCGGTATGTCACAAAGTCAGCTAATCACTATGATGATGATTCTCACTACCCATAGTCGCTCTGGCAATATATGCCGCGATATCGTCCTTTATCTGTAAAATCTCCTTTTAAACCATGTTTAAAAGGAGATTTtacgctaataataaaacataaattttagcCTTAAATTTTAACCCCATAGTCCGATTTAAATGGTACTTTTATCGTTGGATTTCATATAGCTACAgaattgtaaaattgtattttttattgctttgaatgacaagacgaatctgcttttcgcctgatggtaagcgatacgaccgcccataaacagcagagacaccatccaacaccttgaattacaaagtattgtaaatATCATGAGTGTGGGATCGTGGACTTCGAAGATGCAGTACAGAAATCATTACAAACCACAAAAAAACCAGCTATGGAATTTGGACATTACATAActcattaaataaatctttggaGTCATCTAAGCGCTTCGTTTATATTCTATGCGAGTTAAAAGTAGAAAATCTCCAGCACCTTTAAGAAGGCCCACATTTAAAAGTGTATACATAGTTAGAAGGCCAACATCCGTTTTCGCGGATGTGAACccaaaaatatcacaatacttAGTTAGGTTTGTTATCACAAGTATACTACTGGACgggtttgtataaataattgatatcaTTACATCGGGTTCTAATTTCTTCTACAGACTAGACACTACTGATACGCGCTCCTGAAGGACTAGCGCCCGTAAGGTAAATTTATCGCCACTTTGAGAAAGCCTGCACTAAGGTGTTCATATAGTGCTACACACCTTTAAGTTTTAACCCATCGATATACCTTAACCCAATTCATTATTTATGCAACTGAAGTGTTGTAAATGTTGGGTTGTACATACTTACATTAGCAAATATACCTAAGCGCCCaactattaacaaaattataaatcctGTGCTGCATTAAGactcataattcataaaaatacctcTCGTATATCATCGTCTTCATTTCGTAAATGACGTTCAGGGTGGTTGTAGAAAATTGTATGATCTACAACTTTTGTCTGAcctatttttactataaaacctccagaaaaatgaaaaaaaccggaatttttgagctttgaccttgaataaaatcttttgcacACATATGATCGATGGAgacttttgatattttattgataatgacatattttaacgtctatataaattttcagcTCTATGTGAATTTTTCCTAACTCAGGTTTTTCTattttgactggactaaaaTGGCGTCAGTCATAATTATACTATGAAATATCGCGGACCCACGTATACTCTAGGTAAGACAAAACACC
The nucleotide sequence above comes from Manduca sexta isolate Smith_Timp_Sample1 unplaced genomic scaffold, JHU_Msex_v1.0 HiC_scaffold_3574, whole genome shotgun sequence. Encoded proteins:
- the LOC119193055 gene encoding UV excision repair protein RAD23 homolog A-like; the protein is MLVTLKTLQQQTFQIEIDPEESVKALKLKIEVEKGKDYAAGNQRLIYAGKILLDDNKLSTYNIDEKNIVIMVTKPKVSETQATPAPTPEAGESASTESGDGKSKATTAEPPKPEPAPAPEPERTAEPPAAASDLDFESTVQSIMDMGYNRQQVEQALRASFNNRERAVEYLITGIPEDLLQEQDAEESSEEDPLGFLRDQPQFQQMRAVIQQNPNLLNAVLQQIGQTNPALLHVISQHQQAFVRMLNEPVNAPASGAAATAAAAADDGAADVQSPQPQNVIQVSPQDKEAIERLKALGFPEHMVIQAYFACEKNENLAANFLLSQNFDD